From the genome of Candidatus Bathyarchaeota archaeon:
GGTTCTGGAACCGCACCTTGAACGGTGAATCTGTTCAGGATCCTCAGAGTCTCCTCCATATCTAAACCGAGGTATCTGGCGTAAACCGTCTTCCCAGTGTGGAGTCTCAGAGCCTCCCTCTCCCCGTTCATCCTATACTTTACAATCCTCTCCTCAGACTCATCGCCGAAATATTCTCTGAAATATTTCTCCAAACCTTCAGACTCTTCATATGTGAGGCATATTAAAGGTAGGCCTGTTCTGGAGTGGACCTCCCCCAAACTTATGACGTTGAACCAGCTTATGACGCAGCCGTTCAACATTATGAGGTTGATGTCTTCCCTTCCAAGCTTGAGATGCATTTCGATGACAGATTCTGTAGCATCCATTCCTCCCACAGTCGCTCTTGAGATTGAGAATCCGTCGACTACGAGGTCTCCACGCATAACAACACCTACAAGTACAGATCTTCTTCTACCTTTGATGAAACTCTCGGAGACACCCAACACCCTGATGCCTCTCTTAGATGACTGAACCTTGTGGTTCCGCACAACAAATCACCGGTCTGAAGCCGGAATGATTCCGATATTTCTCTAATGCTTAGATTCTACAATTCAACCTTTAAACTTCTCATAGCCAATTCGACGAGAGCAGCGAAACCTTCCTCAGGCTCCATGCTCCTCCTCAAGACATCAACCGCCTCCTCTAAACTGATCAGTTTCTTGGTCCAGACATATATGAGGAGGGCTTCGACAGCATTTGCAACATCTCCTCTTCTTGTTCTCTTTGGAAGAAATTTTTTTAGTCCAGACCTTCTAGCTGCCTCTGCGAGTATGCGGTCGCTGACCTTGACTCCCCTGGGCTTACCTTCAATCTCGGTGAGCGCGAGGGAGTATGCGAAGTTTATGTAGGCGTCTCCTAGGACAGCCAGGTTCCTGTCTCTCAACAATTTTCTGAGTTCGTCTAGGCTCATTGAAGGTTGCCTATTGCCTTTTGAAACCTTTCAAGGAATTCGTCTGACCTCTCGCTGATCTTCTTCAATGCACGTTCAAGGGCTTTCGCTGGGTCGCTTCTCTTCATCCTAATATACATGACTGCTGTCGTCGCGAGGGGGTGGGGCACATCGTACCCTGCGATCTCGACGGCACTGTCCTCGAGCAGAACGTTCTGTAGGAGGTTGCAGAAAGTATGTCCCTCCCCATCTATCTCTATCCTCAACTCTCTCTCTGTCTTCTTCAATGTCTTTATCTTCATTCTCACCTCTACCTCAAATAATCCTCAGCCAACTTCCTCCTCTCAACATTGTTGCATCTTCGGCATTTCAAGAGTCTTCTCGTTATGGTTAGGGGGTATCCGCAGTTGGAGCAGTAGGCTCTCAAAACCCCCAAGTTTCTACCTACAGTCGTAAGTCTTATGAGTCCTTCAGATGTGCTAATCACCTTCGCCCTCACCAAGTCTAGGGGCTTGAAGATTTCGCTCATGTTCCTCTCATAGTTTGGGCTTGAGGAGGATATGTGTAAAATTCCTGTGAATGGGGTTGAGAGAGGCTTATCCTCAACCTTGACTATGTTTATAAGGGCGATCTTATCTTGGACTCCAACCACGAAACCTAGAACGTTCTGGCCTTCCATCGGCAGTGTAGGAACCTTCGTTTTAGGATTCACCTCAACCCTCTTAGCAGCAGGATCTATGGAGGCGTATCCTGTGAAGCCTGAATATATGTAGCCGTCTCTCTCATAGGTTCCTTTGCCTGGGATGAATTCTTCGACTACTCCAACTCTGGATCCAGGTACCACAAACTCTTCACGTGCAATATTTCTCTTAGACATCGATAGATACCTTATATTCTCTGAGTTGGAGCCTCTCATTGATTCCTCGACTACTCATATAAACTATGCGAAGACTTGGATTTGGGTTGCTCTCCACCGGAACTTCTCATCACGTAAAGGTCAACCTCCACCATGTATCTTTTCCTCTCGTGGAAGTCGAATGTTCTAGGTATATGGAGCTCCATCTCATATAGGGTCAAATTCCGGGTTCTCTCCCTGATAAGCCTGAGCAAGTAGTCTCTAGTAGACCTCTTATGTAGGGAGTATACTGAGTCTGCTATTGATAGGGCTTTCAAGAGAAATCTTCTATCTGAATGTCTTATCTTGGTTCCGAATGGTGGATTCATTATTGCGGTGTCGAATCTCCCTATCACAGCCTCAATGTCTGCGTTGACCCAATCTGTAATATCTTCGACATTGAGTCTCTCCGAATTTGCTTTTGCAACTTTTACAGCCTTCAGATCTATATCCACCCCTATAACCTTCGCCGCCCCTAGAATAGCCGCCCCTATAGCTAACCTGCCAGTCCCACATCCTAAATCCACGACGTTCTTACCGGCTATATCCCCATTCATATCTGCGATGGAGAGAATCTCAGCAGCGGTTCTTGACGGTATTGTGTACTGTTCTAACCATGCGTTCGGCTCAGGATGAGCATCAACCCCTTCCAGAGCTATCTCTAACCTTCTTCTCCTGACCATAGGCCCCATATCTTTCTGATCTATGTCAATAATTGGCTTCTAGATCAGGCCTTGATCCAAGAGTTCCTCCCATTCCATCTCTCCAATAGAGACCAGCGCCTCTTTCGGCAGTAAGAATGGCTTTGCGAATCTCTCTGAGTCGTCGATTGAAAGTCTTGGGCAGGCTGTATTAACAAAAACATCTACTCCTTCAAAGTTTTCTAGGGAGGATGGTGTGACTTCATCTGCAACTATTGTGACGGCGCCCCTCCCCCTTGCTACGATCATTCTCCTTAACATGTCTGCAGTCCCATGGTTGTACTGGCCGATCTTTGACCCCAATATTATGCCGAAGGACTTGGCGCCTTTGGCTCTCTCTATCATAGCGTAGCGGCGATTTATCAAACTCCTCCTCTCCTCCTCCATCTCAGTCACCTTGCTCAGGTAAGGGTCTGCCAAAATTACTGGTTTGTCAACAGCTAGGGATGCGCCTAAACCGTGAAATCTACTCCCTATGACCATGAAAGACTCAACCTTGTCAACGACCATTTTGAGCGGTGTATAGTCGCATCCAATTATCTGCCCGCGATATCTATTGCGGCCACATCTTGGCGTGATCACTGCTTCCACCCCAAGCCTTTGTAGTCTTTCTTCAACTTTAGCCAGTTCATTGAGATGCTGAACGGTTGTTGCGACACCTACCCTCCTGTAAATAGATATCTTACTCTCTGAACTATTGAGTATCTCTGTAAGACTCAACTCCGATCTAGCCTCAAGAAATATCAGTGGGCAATCGTCGACTCTGACGAACTCTGTGTGGCCGTAATGGGCTATCAAGTCAACATTCAACATCTTTGCTTGGCCTGTTGCAACATCGCATCCTCCGTAACATGATCCAGCAGAAATGTAGACTTCTGCGCCTGTCCTCTCCATGAGTTCTCTCGATATGTTGACGGCGTAAGGTTTGAGGCCGTCCGGCGTCTGGATGAGGAGTCTCCTGACTCCTCTCCTCTTCACTTCGCCGGCAAGCCTGTCAATTTCAAAATTGAATTGTGAGAAGGATCTTTCAATATTTTTGTCTATGTGTCTCCAGCTCCTTCTCTAGGTTTCTACGGCCTTCGGCGCCTCAGCGATCTTCTCAACTACTATCCTGCACGGCATGGGCAACTTCTTTGAACACTCCTCAAGCGCCTTCTGGGCGATCTTAACATTGTCGGCTCCAATATATACATCGATCAATTCCTGATTATTCTTAACCCTAGCCGCTCTACCTATCGGTTTGCCGAAGGCTCTCCTCATACCTTCCTGAAGCCTGTCAGCGCCGGCGGTCGCTATCATCTTATTCTCCCTCAAAACTATGTGGGGGTAGACTCTGATATGTAGAAGGTAACCTGACTCCCCCAAGGCCTCTGTCAAGACTTTGTTTGCTGCGATCCTGGCGGCTTCCAGGGCGTTGTGACGTATCTGAACTTGGCTTTGAGATATTAGAGTCACCTTATACTCATATGTCCCCTTGGGATCGCCCATTATGAACTTCGATATTTTCGGTGTGGGCGGACCGTGTATATACTCTACTCTGGTGTACGGTTGTCCTTTAGGCTCCCTGTAGTTTCTGCCTTTCATCTATAATCGCCTTCGGCAAACATATTCATCATCTTATTTAAATATCGATACTAAATATATGCAGATACCCAAAAAGTTATGTTCATCTGGTCTTTAACTTATCGGTTGCCCTTCTGAGGGTACCCAAGATAAGGCTCACCTCCCTCCTTGAGGATGGGCCTCTTGAGATCACGTTTCTCAAAGCTTTTTTTGCTAGGCGTATCCTGTGAGGTGGGAGGCCAACCTCCTTTGAGAGCTCCTCAAAGACATTCAGGAGCCTCTGCCTCATCTTCCAACTTGCATATTCAAACTTTCCCTGCGTCTGTCTGGCTACACTTATTTCGTAGAGTGTTATTGAAGCTGCCGCTGCCATGTTGAGGGTTTTGTAAGCTGGATCTGTCGGTATGTGGACGACCAAATCGCATCTTGAGATCTCATCGTTGGTTAGTCCTCTACTCTCTCTACCGAATAGTACTGCAACCTTTGTGTTTAATCTATATATTTTCCGGCTGAACTCTCTCAACGTCACATGTGCTCTGTTGAGGTTTGATGGGCTCCTCCCGACTGTTGCTGTTGTCGCAACTACGTAGTCGCAATCTTCCAGGGCGTCCTCCAGGTTCTCTACCACTTTTACATTCGACAGGAGGTCTTGGGCTTTGCTTGCCAATGCTTTTGCTTCTAAGCCTAGGTTTACTTTTGGATTTATAAGCCAGAGGTCGTTGAATCCGAAGTTTTTCATGGAGCGTGCGACGAGCCCTATATTCCCATCATGCTCTGGCTCCACTAAGACTACTCTGACCCTCAATCTTAATATGCACCATGCTGGACGCTATCTTTCAATAATGATCGACTCCAACTCTCTGGTGAGGACTTCAAATTCTTCGATGTTGAGCTGGTAGACCCTTTTATTGATGAATTCCACATCAGGCATCGCCGTAAATGGCTGTCCAGTCCTTCTCTCAACATAGTGTTTGAGGACGCTTCTCAGGTTTCTCCTACGTTGGGTGAAGAGTCCTCTGACCAGGTCTGAGAAAATTTTTTCATCAATTTTCTGCCCAGAAATTTTTGGTGTGATCCTGACTATTGCAGAGTCGACTCTGGGTTTTGGTCTGAAAGCTTCTCTCGATATGTAGTCGAGTATCTCGGGGTTTGCTCTATGTTTTATCATGACGGTGAGTCTACCGTACTCTCTGGTCCCAGGTTTTGCAATGAGCCTTTCAGCAAACTCTTTCTGGAATGTTAAGGTCATGCTCTTGTAATTCCTGTCGGTGAGCATGAAGAGTAGTTTCGAGGATATGTTGTATGGCGGTGTCGCCACGACCTTATCATATTCAGGGAGATCTATCTTCAGAATGTCTCCATTTATTACCTCAACTTTGGGGTTATTCTTGAATCTCTCACGCAGAACTTGGACTAGTCTCTGGTCTTTCTCTACGGCTATTACTCTCTTCACTTTTCCCTGGAGGAGATTCGTCAATAAACCTGTTCCGGAACCTACTTCGAGCACAACATCATCATCTCTAACATCTGCGTAGAAGACTATTTTCTCGAGTATCTCTCTGTCTACCAAGAAGTTTTGTCCTAGCCTCTTCCTCGTCTTGAACTGGGAAGGTAATGTCTCCCTCAAGATCAGGCTACCTTTATGAATAGCCGATATTTAGATTCTCCACTCAACTCTTCAATTATTCTTTTAGTTATTGTTTTGACTGGGTCGGATATGCCTGCCCTAGCCTGTATGTCGCTGAAACTCTGGAAGGGTTTCTTCTCCCTGGCCTCGACTATCTGCCACATAGACTTCTTACCTATTCCTGGGAGTAGTTCGAGGGCATGCATCCTAGGGGTTATTGGCTGAGACCTGTTGAAGAATTCTACGAAGCGACCCTCATGTTTTTTAACAAGTTCTTCAAGCATGACTGGAAGCTCAACCTTCGCTGTAGCAGTTAACTCCTCATAAGTTATTCTGCCGAGTACTCTGGCGACCTTGTCTCTTTTATCTCTTCCAACATATAGTCTCTCATGCATCGTTACCGATGTTCCAGGTTTGAGTTCAAGTTCAAGTAGGGTGAAGTGGCTCTCTCCTACGGTCTGAACTGTAGGAGCGACCACATGCCCATACCTCTCATGTACATCTCTACCTGTTGGGAGATAGTCTAGAACATAAGCATACTCCTCATACATTCTCTTTGCGTAGATGTCATGTTCTATAAATTTGCTTGCTCCCCTATCTTCATTCATCCTTTTATAAACAGACAACCCCTCTCTGCCTCCTGCATATCGATTGTTCACACTGTACTCATTTGTAGAACAGGTAGGTTGCTCTCGTCGATTTTTTTTCAGCTTTAGGTGAGAGGGCCAATTCTACTCTTCAACTTTAAAGGTATAACTTGTTTAAGAAAAAGGTTTTCCTCAGAGCCAGTTTCGAATGTTTTGTTTGGTCAATCCCTGTACTTGTCTATGGTTTTTATTATCTCCTGGAGCTGTTCTGTTGCATAGATCTTTCCTTTGACAGTCAGTATCGATCTGAGTTCCCCAACCGTCTTAGGCATACAATTCACTATTTGGGCAGCTTCTTTACTTTCGACTGGAAAGTTTGACGTCAACTCTTTCATCAGTTTCTTCGCCTTATCAGATTTCAATTTGGAGAATCTCTGCGCATATTCTAAGACTCTTCTCTGGAACTCTCCGAGTTCCCCCTCCTTTGCACGTTCAAGTATCTTTCCAACCTCAGCGACTGTGACTTCAGTTACTTCAAGTATTTTTCTAGGCATAAACCAGTCCTTCGAAAGGTTTCAAGTGTTCAGGTCTAGCTATGACCTGCTTCTCCTTCCCTCCTGTGAAGACTGTTACGATGTAGCTTCGGCCCCTCTTCTGTTTTATGGTTCCGACTTTTCCATGAAACCTTTTATGCGGCATTCCCTTATGGACGCTGGGCTCTATCTTTATGACTACTTTGTCGCCTATCTTGTATGGTTGAAGGATTCTGCTCAAACCTATCTTACCTCTTTGCCGCGGCTTCTTCCTGAGGAGGGACCTTGTCGATGATCGGTAACCTTTAGACTTCGCCATCTACTACTCCAGCCTTTACCTATTAGGTTTGGACATCTATATGTTCATCTTATAAATGATTCTGAAGTTTAGTCTATGACTGTAATTGGAGCTTCCTGAGCATAGCTGGTTGACGTCTCTTCATCAACTTCAACATTCTCCTCATCGCTCCATACTGGTCTAAAAGTTCCTTGACGTCTTTTTCGCTTCTACCCGAGCCTCTGGCTATCCTTCTGATTCTTGAGGAGTCTATGATCTTTGGGTTCTCTATCTCCTCCCTATTCATGGACTGTATTATGACCCTCCAAGAGTCGAATCTCTTCTCCGCTATATCAGCCATCTCTTCGGGAATATTGTATCCTCCAGGGATCATGCTCCAGATTTTTCTTAGAGGGCCCATCTTCCTAACGGCCTCCATCTGTTCATACATGTCCTTGAGTGTGAACTTTCCACGGAGGATCTCTTTGGTTCTACTCTTGGATAAGCTTAGTTCAGCTTCTCTTACTCTTTCGACGAGGGATTGAATATCCCCCATACCTAAGAGTCTCCCAACAAACTTTGCTGGTGTGAACTGTTCGATGTCGTCGATTCCTTCCCCTATTCCTATGAATTTTATCTTCGCCCCTGTCGCTGCAACTGCTGAGATGGCTCCGCCGCCTTTCGCTGAGCCGTCGAGTTTTGTGACGTATATGGAGCCTATGGGTGTTGTCTGGTTGAAGGCTGAAGCCTGGGTAGCTGCTTGCTGGCCTATGGTTCCGTCGATTACAAGAATAATTTCATTGGGCCTTATCGTTTCGGATAGTCTACGCATCTCCTCCATCAGATCCTTCTCATTCTTATGCCTTCCTGCGGTGTCGATGATTATAGTGTCAAATCCTTTCTCACGAAGAATCTTGAGTCCCCTCTCAGCTATCTTCTCAGGTTCTTTCACACCTTCAGGGCCTACAGTCGCTATTCCAATCTTGTCAGCTAGCTGCTTGAGCTGGTCGAAGGCTCCAGGTCTGAATGTGTCTGTGCATATAATAGCCGGCCTCATACCTCTCTTCTGGTAGAATCTGGCGAGTTTGACTGTTCCAGTGGTCTTTCCACTACCTTGTATGCCTACAAGCATTATTATATTAGCCTTGCCAGGTTCAAGGTCTAACTTAGCAGGCTTCTCACCGAGAAGTTTCGTAAGTTCTTCATATAGAACTTTTATCACATGCT
Proteins encoded in this window:
- a CDS encoding DUF99 family protein gives rise to the protein MRNHKVQSSKRGIRVLGVSESFIKGRRRSVLVGVVMRGDLVVDGFSISRATVGGMDATESVIEMHLKLGREDINLIMLNGCVISWFNVISLGEVHSRTGLPLICLTYEESEGLEKYFREYFGDESEERIVKYRMNGEREALRLHTGKTVYARYLGLDMEETLRILNRFTVQGAVPEPLRVARLLARSIVKHMPETID
- a CDS encoding DNA-directed RNA polymerase subunit L yields the protein MKIKTLKKTERELRIEIDGEGHTFCNLLQNVLLEDSAVEIAGYDVPHPLATTAVMYIRMKRSDPAKALERALKKISERSDEFLERFQKAIGNLQ
- a CDS encoding exosome complex RNA-binding protein Csl4, with the translated sequence MSKRNIAREEFVVPGSRVGVVEEFIPGKGTYERDGYIYSGFTGYASIDPAAKRVEVNPKTKVPTLPMEGQNVLGFVVGVQDKIALINIVKVEDKPLSTPFTGILHISSSSPNYERNMSEIFKPLDLVRAKVISTSEGLIRLTTVGRNLGVLRAYCSNCGYPLTITRRLLKCRRCNNVERRKLAEDYLR
- a CDS encoding methyltransferase gives rise to the protein MVRRRRLEIALEGVDAHPEPNAWLEQYTIPSRTAAEILSIADMNGDIAGKNVVDLGCGTGRLAIGAAILGAAKVIGVDIDLKAVKVAKANSERLNVEDITDWVNADIEAVIGRFDTAIMNPPFGTKIRHSDRRFLLKALSIADSVYSLHKRSTRDYLLRLIRERTRNLTLYEMELHIPRTFDFHERKRYMVEVDLYVMRSSGGEQPKSKSSHSLYE
- the dph2 gene encoding diphthamide biosynthesis enzyme Dph2, whose protein sequence is MKRRGVRRLLIQTPDGLKPYAVNISRELMERTGAEVYISAGSCYGGCDVATGQAKMLNVDLIAHYGHTEFVRVDDCPLIFLEARSELSLTEILNSSESKISIYRRVGVATTVQHLNELAKVEERLQRLGVEAVITPRCGRNRYRGQIIGCDYTPLKMVVDKVESFMVIGSRFHGLGASLAVDKPVILADPYLSKVTEMEEERRSLINRRYAMIERAKGAKSFGIILGSKIGQYNHGTADMLRRMIVARGRGAVTIVADEVTPSSLENFEGVDVFVNTACPRLSIDDSERFAKPFLLPKEALVSIGEMEWEELLDQGLI
- a CDS encoding 50S ribosomal protein L16 encodes the protein MKGRNYREPKGQPYTRVEYIHGPPTPKISKFIMGDPKGTYEYKVTLISQSQVQIRHNALEAARIAANKVLTEALGESGYLLHIRVYPHIVLRENKMIATAGADRLQEGMRRAFGKPIGRAARVKNNQELIDVYIGADNVKIAQKALEECSKKLPMPCRIVVEKIAEAPKAVET
- a CDS encoding RNA methyltransferase, which produces MRVRVVLVEPEHDGNIGLVARSMKNFGFNDLWLINPKVNLGLEAKALASKAQDLLSNVKVVENLEDALEDCDYVVATTATVGRSPSNLNRAHVTLREFSRKIYRLNTKVAVLFGRESRGLTNDEISRCDLVVHIPTDPAYKTLNMAAAASITLYEISVARQTQGKFEYASWKMRQRLLNVFEELSKEVGLPPHRIRLAKKALRNVISRGPSSRREVSLILGTLRRATDKLKTR
- the rsmA gene encoding ribosomal RNA small subunit methyltransferase A; translated protein: MRETLPSQFKTRKRLGQNFLVDREILEKIVFYADVRDDDVVLEVGSGTGLLTNLLQGKVKRVIAVEKDQRLVQVLRERFKNNPKVEVINGDILKIDLPEYDKVVATPPYNISSKLLFMLTDRNYKSMTLTFQKEFAERLIAKPGTREYGRLTVMIKHRANPEILDYISREAFRPKPRVDSAIVRITPKISGQKIDEKIFSDLVRGLFTQRRRNLRSVLKHYVERRTGQPFTAMPDVEFINKRVYQLNIEEFEVLTRELESIIIER
- a CDS encoding DUF655 domain-containing protein, translated to MNEDRGASKFIEHDIYAKRMYEEYAYVLDYLPTGRDVHERYGHVVAPTVQTVGESHFTLLELELKPGTSVTMHERLYVGRDKRDKVARVLGRITYEELTATAKVELPVMLEELVKKHEGRFVEFFNRSQPITPRMHALELLPGIGKKSMWQIVEAREKKPFQSFSDIQARAGISDPVKTITKRIIEELSGESKYRLFIKVA
- a CDS encoding 50S ribosomal protein L21e, which codes for MAKSKGYRSSTRSLLRKKPRQRGKIGLSRILQPYKIGDKVVIKIEPSVHKGMPHKRFHGKVGTIKQKRGRSYIVTVFTGGKEKQVIARPEHLKPFEGLVYA
- a CDS encoding signal recognition particle protein Srp54 — encoded protein: MSAIETLGRSLSDAVRRILRLPVIDEKAVKELVKDLQRILLAADVDVNLVLQISKNIEARSLKDKLPPGISRREHVIKVLYEELTKLLGEKPAKLDLEPGKANIIMLVGIQGSGKTTGTVKLARFYQKRGMRPAIICTDTFRPGAFDQLKQLADKIGIATVGPEGVKEPEKIAERGLKILREKGFDTIIIDTAGRHKNEKDLMEEMRRLSETIRPNEIILVIDGTIGQQAATQASAFNQTTPIGSIYVTKLDGSAKGGGAISAVAATGAKIKFIGIGEGIDDIEQFTPAKFVGRLLGMGDIQSLVERVREAELSLSKSRTKEILRGKFTLKDMYEQMEAVRKMGPLRKIWSMIPGGYNIPEEMADIAEKRFDSWRVIIQSMNREEIENPKIIDSSRIRRIARGSGRSEKDVKELLDQYGAMRRMLKLMKRRQPAMLRKLQLQS